A single genomic interval of Terriglobus albidus harbors:
- a CDS encoding phosphoenolpyruvate carboxylase, translated as MASLWQPKNWSERLAELEAQTGDLKEAPLRRDVRSLGKLLGDVLREQVGDELFQLVEKLRLSAIERRDADAKGDTARANSTLQQTILSIHSLDEKQAYQLARAFAFYFELINLAETNHRKRRRVAHELNPSTIPQRGSLRGTLRRMKQVGYTAEQAYDLLGQLRVTPVFTAHPTEVARRLVMFKQRRISYILWRLDRIPTAPERLEALERELMAEISALWQTNDVRTERPSVRDEIRIGLDYYEASLFATLPRLYGEISGALAAEYGLKPAPADLPIVVDYGSWIGGDRDGNPYVTPDVTREAITMASKLLLKHYGARLQNLFEQLGASTRQAPVSKELLKLVAGYVKQFHGTEHETLEQRFAHEPVRLLVICIMIRLGASPRSSVPFSGLPTLPHYAGADEFQHDLCVLRTSLMENRGSRLAELLLDPLLLEVRTYGLHLHTLDIRQHARVHAAAVAELGDVQRVNEGGLPKQLSAQTLELIDTVRAVAEIKRKSPRAIRQYVISGATEKEDLLRVIWLARMGGVTVEGREGDPGLKPVPLFESIEDLRNAPRICRDVWTSEAYKPLLESWNCEQEIMLGYSDSNKDGGMITSTWEIYKAHRALHDVARECGVKLRLFHGRGGTVGRGGGPTHRAIYAQPFDGFNGQFRITEQGEVMNWKYSDVVLAERNLELMLAASLDALARPDAKLQCDACLTGILTPEWEEALNELSETSYGFYRSSIVEDPEVFTYFEQATPVVELEHAKIGSRPARRSGKRNFADLRAIPWVFGWMQSRHLVPAWFGVGHALEAFAAKGPEALALLQQMMREFPLFIDMLRNVEMALVKSDFGIARMYAGLVKDEELRERVWSKLLAEFERTKKMVLAVTGQTELLATNPVLARSVRLRNPYVDPMSLIQVELMRRKRDEGETDDLNRAITATINGISAGLRNTG; from the coding sequence ATGGCTTCGTTGTGGCAACCGAAGAACTGGAGCGAACGTCTGGCCGAGTTGGAGGCACAGACGGGCGATCTGAAAGAGGCCCCGTTACGGCGCGATGTGCGCTCGCTGGGCAAGCTGTTGGGCGATGTCCTTCGCGAACAGGTCGGCGATGAGCTGTTCCAGCTGGTGGAGAAACTGCGTCTCTCCGCCATTGAGCGCCGTGACGCGGATGCAAAGGGCGACACTGCCCGGGCTAACAGCACTCTGCAGCAGACCATCCTCAGCATTCACAGCCTGGATGAGAAGCAGGCCTACCAGTTGGCGCGTGCATTTGCCTTCTACTTTGAGCTCATCAATCTGGCGGAGACGAATCACCGCAAGCGCCGCCGTGTGGCGCACGAGCTGAATCCTTCCACGATCCCACAGCGCGGATCGCTGCGCGGCACTCTGCGGCGCATGAAGCAGGTGGGTTATACCGCCGAACAGGCATACGATCTTCTGGGCCAGTTGCGCGTAACTCCGGTCTTCACCGCGCATCCCACCGAGGTGGCGCGCCGCCTGGTGATGTTCAAGCAGCGCCGCATCAGCTATATCCTCTGGCGGCTGGACCGTATCCCCACCGCGCCTGAGCGTCTTGAGGCCCTGGAGCGAGAGCTCATGGCTGAGATCAGTGCACTGTGGCAGACCAACGATGTGCGCACCGAGCGTCCTTCGGTCCGTGACGAGATCCGCATCGGCCTGGACTACTACGAGGCCTCGCTCTTCGCCACGCTGCCCCGCCTCTATGGAGAGATCTCCGGAGCTCTGGCTGCCGAATACGGCTTGAAGCCCGCGCCTGCCGACCTGCCGATCGTTGTGGACTATGGCTCCTGGATCGGCGGCGACCGCGACGGCAATCCTTACGTCACGCCCGATGTCACGCGCGAAGCCATCACTATGGCTTCGAAGCTGCTACTAAAGCACTACGGCGCGCGGCTGCAGAATCTCTTCGAGCAACTCGGCGCCAGCACCAGGCAGGCGCCGGTCTCGAAGGAGCTGTTGAAGCTGGTGGCCGGCTATGTCAAACAGTTCCACGGCACCGAGCACGAAACCTTGGAGCAGCGCTTTGCGCATGAGCCGGTGCGTCTGCTGGTGATCTGCATCATGATCCGTCTCGGTGCTTCGCCGCGTAGCAGTGTGCCCTTCTCCGGCCTGCCTACATTGCCGCACTATGCAGGCGCCGATGAGTTTCAGCATGACCTGTGTGTGCTGCGCACCAGCCTGATGGAGAATCGCGGCAGCCGTCTCGCGGAGCTTCTGCTCGATCCGCTGCTGCTGGAGGTGCGCACCTATGGTCTGCATCTGCACACGCTCGATATCCGCCAGCACGCCCGCGTTCATGCTGCTGCAGTTGCGGAGCTTGGCGATGTGCAGCGCGTGAACGAAGGCGGACTGCCGAAACAGCTCTCAGCGCAGACGCTGGAGCTGATCGATACAGTGCGCGCCGTTGCCGAGATCAAGCGGAAGTCGCCGCGCGCCATTCGCCAGTACGTCATCAGCGGCGCTACCGAAAAAGAAGATCTGCTCCGCGTCATCTGGCTGGCCCGTATGGGCGGCGTGACGGTGGAAGGCCGTGAAGGCGATCCCGGCCTGAAGCCGGTGCCGCTCTTCGAGTCGATTGAAGATCTGCGCAACGCTCCGCGTATCTGCCGCGATGTCTGGACCAGCGAGGCCTATAAGCCGCTGCTCGAAAGCTGGAACTGCGAGCAGGAGATCATGCTCGGCTACTCCGACTCGAACAAAGACGGTGGCATGATCACCTCGACCTGGGAGATCTACAAGGCGCACCGTGCGCTGCACGATGTTGCCCGCGAGTGTGGCGTGAAGCTGCGTTTGTTCCATGGCCGTGGAGGAACTGTGGGCCGCGGCGGCGGACCGACGCATCGCGCCATCTATGCGCAGCCCTTCGATGGATTCAACGGCCAGTTCCGTATCACCGAACAGGGTGAGGTGATGAACTGGAAGTATTCGGACGTGGTGCTCGCCGAGCGCAACCTGGAGCTGATGCTTGCCGCATCGCTCGATGCACTGGCGCGCCCTGATGCGAAGCTGCAGTGCGATGCCTGTCTGACAGGCATTCTTACTCCAGAGTGGGAAGAGGCGCTGAATGAGCTGAGTGAGACCTCCTATGGTTTCTACCGCTCCAGCATCGTCGAAGACCCCGAGGTCTTTACTTACTTTGAGCAGGCCACGCCGGTAGTTGAGCTGGAGCATGCCAAGATCGGCTCCCGCCCTGCGCGCCGCAGCGGCAAGCGCAATTTTGCTGACCTGCGCGCCATCCCCTGGGTCTTCGGATGGATGCAGAGCCGCCACCTGGTGCCCGCGTGGTTCGGCGTCGGTCATGCACTGGAGGCCTTCGCCGCCAAGGGACCGGAGGCTTTGGCGCTGTTGCAGCAGATGATGCGCGAGTTCCCGCTCTTCATCGACATGCTCCGCAACGTCGAGATGGCGCTGGTGAAGAGCGACTTCGGCATCGCCCGTATGTACGCCGGCCTGGTGAAGGATGAAGAGCTGCGTGAGCGTGTGTGGTCGAAGCTGCTCGCCGAGTTCGAACGGACGAAGAAGATGGTGCTGGCTGTGACAGGACAGACAGAACTGCTTGCCACCAACCCGGTGCTCGCGAGGTCGGTGCGTCTGCGTAATCCGTATGTCGATCCGATGAGTTTGATTCAGGTAGAACTGATGCGGCGTAAGCGCGATGAGGGGGAGACAGACGATCTGAATCGCGCCATTACGGCAACCATCAATGGCATCTCAGCCGGCCTGCGCAACACCGGCTGA
- a CDS encoding ABC-F family ATP-binding cassette domain-containing protein — protein sequence MLQLAAAGKRFGPKLLFDEANWLITAHERTGLVGGNGTGKSTLLKTLAGIETLDYGALHRTKGMTLGYLPQDGLNLTGRTVFNECLTVFQSQREMERELEKLSQAMSELDPTSSEYTEVAERFSEINDLFHAHDGYALDAQVGSVLGGLGFSKEDWGRDTSEFSGGWQMRIALAKLLLQKPSLLLLDEPTNHLDLESRNWLEGYLKGYPHGFILISHDRYFLDVTVEKIAEVWNKRLHFYTGGYEKYVTQKQERKQQLLSAYKNQRDHIEQLEAFIGRFRYQATKAKQVQSRIKELEKIERIEIPEEESTIHFTFPQPPASGRTVLEAKGMYKSYGPKQVLENVSFTIDRGDRIALVGANGAGKSTLIRLLSQLEPPTSGEIKLGHNVAGDYFAQDQYKVLDPQAKMLDDISSAAPKVPEVELRGLLGCFLFSGDDVFKQLGVLSGGERNRYALAKMLVSPANFLLMDEPTNHLDLRAKDVLLEAIRNFTGTVVFVSHDRYFIDGLATKVFEVEGGHVHVYPGNYEDYLRTKEGHAAPAETPKVSQPRESRNGNDSAAVPQTSQAVQPAGGKRLNPIKLRQLEDRLGSLEEEIPRTESAIATTEQALCNFVSADETQRQTELLAQLRDQLQSLMQEWEELSLTLESQA from the coding sequence ATGCTGCAACTCGCCGCTGCCGGAAAACGATTCGGCCCCAAATTGCTCTTTGACGAGGCCAACTGGCTGATCACCGCCCATGAACGCACTGGGCTGGTGGGCGGCAATGGCACCGGCAAATCCACACTCCTGAAGACCCTGGCCGGCATCGAAACCCTCGACTACGGCGCGCTGCACCGCACCAAGGGCATGACCCTGGGCTATCTGCCGCAGGATGGCCTCAATCTCACCGGCCGCACCGTCTTCAACGAGTGCCTCACGGTCTTTCAATCCCAGCGCGAGATGGAGCGGGAGCTTGAGAAGCTCTCCCAGGCCATGTCAGAGCTGGATCCCACATCCTCCGAATACACCGAGGTCGCCGAGCGTTTTTCTGAGATCAATGACCTCTTTCACGCCCACGACGGTTACGCTCTCGATGCGCAGGTGGGCAGCGTCCTCGGCGGCCTGGGGTTCAGCAAAGAAGATTGGGGCCGGGACACCAGCGAGTTCTCCGGCGGCTGGCAGATGCGTATTGCCCTTGCCAAGCTGCTGCTGCAGAAGCCGTCGCTGCTGCTTCTGGACGAGCCCACGAATCACCTGGATCTGGAGTCGAGGAACTGGCTTGAAGGCTATCTGAAGGGCTATCCGCACGGCTTCATCCTTATTTCGCACGACCGCTACTTCCTCGATGTCACCGTCGAGAAGATCGCGGAGGTCTGGAACAAGCGGCTGCACTTCTACACAGGCGGCTATGAGAAGTACGTCACCCAGAAACAGGAGCGCAAGCAGCAGCTTCTGTCGGCGTACAAAAACCAGCGCGACCACATCGAGCAACTCGAGGCCTTCATCGGCCGCTTCCGCTACCAGGCCACCAAGGCCAAGCAGGTGCAGTCGCGCATCAAGGAGCTCGAAAAGATCGAACGCATCGAGATTCCCGAAGAGGAATCCACCATCCACTTCACCTTCCCGCAACCGCCGGCCAGCGGGCGCACCGTTCTGGAGGCGAAGGGAATGTACAAGTCCTACGGCCCCAAGCAAGTGCTGGAGAACGTAAGCTTCACCATCGACCGCGGCGACCGCATTGCCCTGGTAGGCGCAAACGGAGCCGGTAAATCGACATTGATCCGCCTGCTCTCGCAGCTTGAGCCGCCTACCTCGGGAGAGATCAAGCTGGGCCACAACGTGGCAGGCGATTACTTCGCGCAGGACCAGTACAAGGTGCTCGATCCGCAGGCGAAGATGCTGGACGATATCTCGTCCGCCGCACCAAAGGTGCCTGAGGTCGAACTGCGCGGGCTGCTGGGCTGCTTCCTCTTCTCCGGAGACGACGTCTTCAAGCAGCTTGGCGTGCTCTCCGGCGGCGAGCGCAACCGCTATGCCCTGGCCAAGATGCTGGTTTCGCCGGCGAACTTTCTGCTGATGGACGAGCCCACAAACCACCTCGACCTGCGCGCCAAGGACGTTCTGCTGGAAGCTATCCGCAACTTCACCGGAACGGTGGTCTTCGTCTCACATGACCGCTACTTCATCGACGGCCTGGCGACGAAGGTCTTCGAGGTAGAGGGCGGCCACGTCCATGTCTACCCCGGGAACTACGAAGACTATCTGCGGACCAAAGAAGGACATGCCGCTCCGGCAGAGACGCCGAAGGTGTCTCAGCCGCGCGAGTCGAGGAACGGTAATGATTCCGCAGCCGTACCGCAAACATCGCAGGCGGTTCAGCCCGCGGGCGGCAAGCGCCTGAACCCCATCAAACTGCGTCAACTGGAAGACCGTCTGGGCTCTCTTGAAGAAGAGATTCCGCGCACCGAATCGGCGATAGCGACCACCGAACAGGCCCTCTGTAACTTCGTCTCTGCGGATGAGACGCAGCGGCAGACGGAGCTGCTGGCGCAGCTCCGCGATCAACTACAGTCGCTCATGCAAGAATGGGAAGAGCTCTCGCTCACCCTTGAATCACAGGCATAA